A portion of the Oncorhynchus clarkii lewisi isolate Uvic-CL-2024 chromosome 27, UVic_Ocla_1.0, whole genome shotgun sequence genome contains these proteins:
- the LOC139385841 gene encoding G-protein coupled receptor 55a, producing MPMCERDVCYIQWIVYVPTFVVGLPLNLATLWLLLFRIRRWTESTVYLSSLIINDSLLIFSLPFKIYAFGRTWGLSMGFCTFLESLVFVNIYGSIVLIVCISGDRYVSLRFPFNGKRLRSPRKAALVCLAVWVTVFAFTTPVYELHNKNTTSLHNNNETRCFEGFSRETWGKKWIIVAMETVFTISTVTMLFFSVRVMQILSDMRRRNPLDKKVRDNKSVKIVLSNLVAFMLCFIPYHVAAVVYFLAKNCTENPDVIDPLRDFVHISTCLGSVNCLTDGVCYYFILKENLLTASQERRRMSTRGNNMAKPREINQHPMDNIMVKGPRET from the coding sequence ATGCCAATGTGTGAAAGGGACGTGTGCTATATACAATGGATTGTCTACGTCCCCACGTTCGTGGTGGGTTTACCCCTCAACCTGGCCACCCTGTGGCTCCTCCTCTTCAGGATCCGTCGATGGACTGAGTCCACAGTCTACCTCAGCAGTCTGATCATCAACGACAGCCTTCTCATCTTTTCTCTGCCCTTCAAGATATACGCCTTTGGCCGCACCTGGGGCCTGAGCATGGGCTTCTGCACCTTCCTGGAGAGCCTGGTGTTCGTCAACATCTATGGGAGCATCGTACTGATCGTGTGCATCTCGGGCGACCGATATGTTTCTCTGCGGTTTCCATTCAACGGCAAGCGTCTACGCTCGCCACGGAAGGCTGCCCTGGTATGCCTGGCTGTGTGGGTGACGGTATTCGCTTTCACCACACCCGTCTATGAGCTCCACAACAAAAACACCACTAGCCTGCACAACAACAACGAAACCAGGTGTTTCGAGGGATTCTCCAGGGAAACCTGGGGGAAGAAATGGATCATTGTCGCCATGGAGACGGTATTCACAATCAGCACTGTCACTATGTTGTTCTTCTCAGTGCGCGTGATGCAGATCCTGAGTGACATGCGGCGTCGGAACCCGCTGGACAAGAAGGTGAGGGACAACAAGTCTGTGAAGATCGTCCTGAGCAACCTGGTGGCCTTTATGCTGTGCTTCATCCCGTACCACGTGGCCGCAGTCGTCTACTTCCTGGCCAAGAACTGCACAGAGAACCCAGACGTCATCGACCCCCTCAGAGACTTCGTTCACATCAGCACCTGTCTGGGCAGTGTCAACTGTCTGACGGACGGGGTCTGCTACTACTTCATCCTGAAGGAGAACCTGCTGACTGCCagccaggagaggaggaggatgtccaCTAGAGGGAACAACATGGCAAAGCCCAGGGAAATCAACCAGCATCCGATGGACAACATCATGGTCAAGGGACCCAGAGAGACATAA